A section of the Sphaerisporangium krabiense genome encodes:
- a CDS encoding serine/threonine-protein kinase, with translation MTKCTQPGCAGTVVDGYCDTCGMAPAPEPAPASRSGAPPGSSGGPPSAGVWPPGPTPGPVPGTGFPPAPGAAYPAAPSPGVAWPSAPAPGAPGVAWPSASAAPSGAAPPSAPLTMPSIGGSLATGAAGTAPSTRGSRRGSTRSRRGMLGMGLVEVPPVPYRDPSAVVLADPVVPEDRRFCGNPDCGKPVGRRRDGRPGRPEGYCPHCGQRFSFTPKLRDGDLVAGQYEVKGCLAHGGLGWIYLAADRNLDGRWVVMKGLLDTGDLEALAAAEAERRYLTAMDHPNIVKIFNFVSHPDPGTGTLVGYIVMEYVGGESLQDLLRKRLRDSGNAAALPLSQVIAYGLEILRAFGYLHDRGMLYCDLKPANVIQVEEQLKLIDLGAVRRLDDADSAIYGTIGYQAPEIASTGPSIASDIYTVGRTLAVLSHPFSPASGGAATPLPDMGPGRESFMRLLRRATDPDPARRFESAAEMSEQLVGVLRETRAEEEGRPHPAQSGVFGPERGAVGTELAAATTGRVFGPLDRLDAASSLPVPLVDPADPAAGFLAGLTSGSPDELIAVLESAPPTPETKLARIRVMSELGREVPDSLYESAAKDLPGDWRLWWYRGVAELAAGDAGMAARFFDGLYSWFPGEAAPRLALAFALEAAGAGGDAARHHAAIWRTDRSFVSACFGLARIALAHDDRAGATRALDEVPPTSIHRTAAQVAAVAVTVRGQAPAEAELVAAGERLRVLKLDSRDRDGLASEVLESALARLVTGQSAASGGSVLGTPLNERGLRGELERVYRALARAAGTTEDRHALIGRANAVRPRTLW, from the coding sequence ATGACGAAATGCACGCAGCCCGGGTGCGCCGGGACGGTGGTGGACGGCTACTGCGACACCTGTGGCATGGCCCCCGCCCCCGAACCGGCGCCCGCGTCCCGATCGGGCGCCCCGCCCGGGTCCTCCGGCGGGCCGCCGTCCGCGGGCGTCTGGCCGCCCGGCCCCACGCCCGGCCCTGTGCCCGGCACCGGCTTCCCGCCCGCGCCCGGCGCGGCCTATCCCGCGGCGCCCTCGCCGGGCGTCGCCTGGCCCTCGGCGCCCGCGCCCGGCGCCCCGGGGGTCGCCTGGCCGTCCGCGTCCGCCGCCCCCTCCGGCGCGGCGCCGCCGTCCGCCCCGCTGACCATGCCCTCCATCGGCGGGTCCCTCGCCACCGGCGCGGCCGGCACCGCCCCGAGCACGCGCGGCTCCCGGCGCGGCAGCACCAGGTCCCGCCGCGGCATGCTCGGCATGGGCCTGGTCGAGGTGCCCCCCGTCCCCTACCGCGACCCCTCCGCCGTCGTCCTCGCCGACCCGGTGGTGCCCGAGGACCGCCGCTTCTGCGGCAACCCCGACTGCGGCAAGCCCGTAGGCCGCCGGCGCGACGGCCGCCCGGGCCGCCCCGAGGGGTACTGCCCGCACTGCGGCCAGCGCTTCTCCTTCACCCCCAAGCTGCGCGACGGCGACCTGGTGGCCGGGCAGTACGAGGTGAAGGGCTGCCTGGCCCACGGCGGCCTCGGCTGGATCTACCTGGCAGCCGACCGCAACCTCGACGGCCGCTGGGTGGTCATGAAGGGCCTGCTCGACACCGGCGACCTGGAGGCCCTGGCCGCCGCCGAGGCCGAGCGGCGCTACCTGACCGCGATGGACCACCCGAACATCGTCAAGATCTTCAACTTCGTGAGCCACCCCGACCCCGGCACCGGCACGCTGGTCGGCTACATCGTCATGGAGTACGTCGGCGGCGAGTCTTTGCAGGACCTGCTGCGCAAGCGGCTCAGGGACAGCGGCAACGCCGCGGCCCTGCCGCTGTCGCAGGTCATCGCCTACGGCCTGGAGATCCTGCGCGCGTTCGGCTACCTGCACGACCGGGGCATGCTCTACTGCGACCTCAAGCCCGCCAACGTCATCCAGGTCGAGGAGCAGCTCAAGCTCATCGACCTCGGCGCCGTCCGCCGCCTTGACGACGCCGACAGCGCCATCTACGGCACCATCGGCTACCAGGCCCCCGAGATCGCCTCCACCGGCCCCTCGATCGCCTCCGACATCTACACCGTCGGCCGCACCCTCGCCGTGCTGAGCCACCCGTTCAGCCCGGCCAGCGGCGGCGCGGCCACCCCCCTGCCCGACATGGGGCCCGGCCGCGAGTCGTTCATGCGCCTGCTGCGCCGCGCCACCGACCCCGACCCCGCCCGCAGGTTCGAGAGCGCCGCCGAGATGAGCGAGCAGCTCGTCGGCGTGCTCCGCGAGACCAGGGCCGAGGAGGAGGGCAGGCCGCACCCCGCGCAGTCCGGCGTCTTCGGCCCCGAGCGCGGCGCCGTCGGCACCGAACTGGCCGCCGCCACCACCGGCCGCGTCTTCGGCCCGCTCGACCGGCTGGACGCCGCCTCCTCCCTGCCCGTCCCCCTGGTGGACCCGGCCGACCCCGCCGCCGGGTTCCTCGCCGGCCTCACCTCCGGCAGCCCTGACGAGCTCATCGCCGTCCTGGAGTCCGCGCCCCCCACCCCCGAGACCAAGCTCGCGCGGATCCGCGTCATGAGCGAGCTCGGCCGCGAGGTCCCCGACAGCCTGTACGAGAGCGCGGCCAAGGACCTGCCCGGCGACTGGCGCCTGTGGTGGTACCGGGGCGTCGCCGAGCTCGCCGCCGGGGACGCCGGCATGGCCGCCCGGTTCTTCGACGGCCTCTACTCCTGGTTCCCCGGCGAGGCGGCGCCCCGGCTGGCCCTGGCCTTCGCGCTGGAGGCCGCCGGCGCGGGCGGCGACGCCGCCCGGCACCACGCCGCCATCTGGCGCACCGACCGCTCCTTTGTCAGCGCCTGCTTCGGCCTGGCGCGCATCGCCCTGGCCCACGACGACCGCGCCGGGGCCACCCGCGCGCTCGACGAGGTGCCGCCCACCTCCATCCACCGCACCGCCGCCCAGGTCGCCGCCGTGGCCGTCACCGTGCGCGGCCAGGCGCCCGCCGAGGCCGAGCTGGTGGCGGCGGGGGAGCGGCTGCGGGTGCTCAAGCTCGACTCGCGCGACCGCGACGGCCTCGCCTCCGAGGTGCTGGAGAGCGCGCTGGCCCGCCTGGTCACCGGCCAGTCCGCCGCGAGCGGGGGCAGCGTGCTCGGCACGCCGCTGAACGAGCGCGGCCTGCGCGGCGAGCTGGAACGCGTGTACCGCGCGCTGGCCAGGGCGGCCGGCACCACCGAGGACCGCCACGCCCTCATCGGGCGGGCCAACGCCGTGCGGCCGAGGACGCTGTGGTGA
- a CDS encoding GTPase family protein gives MDRISVDALEEHQLEEVRQSVRRERDIEANKALSVAIMGHTGVGKSSLLNVLFGTRFPVGDVKPATRRPQAISVPSNSGHTLTFWDMPGLGDSAEADAGYRAMYLEKLAECDVVIWAMHADSRCTDHEARCLNRLLDDAPPEEGRRIVGKLTYVLTKADLLTPPPWIFDMHGDRGTFVPSLALAGRMELKAAHVEQMVVEPWGDLLGAATYNTGDFALRDRRLDFDRQTVTYRGHFSREVCERYTAAHPEHAEVFSRLRDNHRVLPCSALFRFNLAALMVNVVGKLGPTAIFRFQRVLDDAAELAGVPVAAMREYGNFLVWDGIRGARAFDLGRLPI, from the coding sequence ATCGACCGGATCTCGGTTGACGCCCTGGAGGAGCATCAACTCGAAGAAGTCAGACAGAGCGTACGACGCGAACGCGACATCGAGGCCAATAAAGCCCTGAGTGTAGCAATCATGGGCCATACCGGTGTCGGAAAATCCTCGTTGCTCAACGTCCTTTTCGGCACGCGGTTCCCAGTTGGGGACGTCAAGCCCGCCACCCGCCGTCCCCAGGCCATCTCCGTGCCCAGTAATTCAGGTCATACATTGACTTTCTGGGATATGCCGGGATTAGGGGATTCGGCGGAGGCGGACGCCGGATATCGGGCCATGTATCTGGAGAAACTCGCCGAGTGCGACGTCGTCATCTGGGCCATGCACGCTGACAGCCGTTGCACCGACCACGAGGCACGCTGCCTCAACCGGCTCCTGGACGACGCGCCCCCCGAGGAGGGACGGCGCATCGTCGGCAAGCTGACCTACGTCCTCACCAAGGCCGACCTGCTCACCCCGCCGCCGTGGATCTTCGACATGCACGGCGACCGCGGCACCTTCGTGCCGAGCCTGGCCCTCGCCGGCCGCATGGAGCTCAAGGCCGCCCACGTCGAGCAGATGGTCGTCGAGCCGTGGGGCGACCTGCTCGGCGCCGCCACCTACAACACCGGCGACTTCGCGCTCCGCGACCGGCGGCTCGACTTCGACCGGCAGACCGTCACCTACCGGGGCCACTTCTCGCGCGAGGTCTGCGAGCGCTACACCGCCGCCCACCCCGAGCACGCCGAGGTCTTCTCGCGGCTGCGCGACAACCACCGGGTCCTGCCCTGCTCGGCGCTGTTCCGCTTCAACCTGGCCGCGCTCATGGTCAACGTGGTCGGCAAGCTGGGCCCCACCGCGATCTTCCGCTTCCAGCGGGTCCTGGACGACGCGGCCGAGCTGGCCGGGGTGCCCGTCGCCGCGATGCGCGAGTACGGCAACTTCCTGGTCTGGGACGGCATCCGCGGCGCGCGCGCCTTCGACCTCGGCCGGCTCCCGATCTGA
- a CDS encoding AAA family ATPase — protein sequence MNVAEFDIRVLGEVAILVDGAPRKLLPQTAKALAMLLASRNPIPQDTLAAALGQSPGVPVPDVAPPLSRLRQALSGAGLDIPPAKWSHAYALVEKRPGVLAAALDSSRFEARLREGRARYETGDLDGALESLRAAAGEWRGAPFASLAAGWALPWVCETHRARLEEQRKELVRLVARIALRLGRHEDARFLTEGPVGEGHEDTTAMWLLRFLTTLREDGGAAARRLVRSRLAHSPGDDAGRRAEDLLALHEHGVDVGAPLGAAGPPGPDGARAPVGRERELRELARLVGRLGDGDAALALCGPGGIGKSRLLAEAAGLAARAGTRAVTVMCREGDGLQPWRELAGTLWGHLRRDLTAPADPIGLQERGTLAKLMSAAELDSPARPGHERDPRELTFLLTGLLRRAAGAGLLVAFDNAHLLAGYAVDLLHHVRRSLGAAPVGFLLATRDPAPRWQDVMGALTLCPLTVEEVAEWLGRAWGREPTEQEVKEAARVTHGVPLELHDLTEYGEPRPAPTGPAPAPAFRWLAAAAITARGLDIDAALVGRMLGLRPEQADRDQALAAAGNAILGHDQVCFPHDRSRETVLEGLERDPALARDLHRRAFEALSERMEAGGGVDPALPVRVARHARAAGADLPQERVAAACLDAARAEQRGFGGGGAVEWAQAGLRLRSAPATRVGLLITLGDALGDAGDMDEAGHRYLAAHEAAEGLPELAAAAAIRLARRWSAPGQADRQVIHLLRRALTALGEAEGPQAAELRLQLRAHLCKKQTMAVSPSAGAAPSETREAVELARATLRELPEDGDPLVRCDVLTEVRWALFDHTYPAELVGISARLREAGIGAGSAYFEGEGLVALAVDQLRLGLLPDALGTVNDHRRHVARNPRALGPWVQGAFDTVMDLWGGDFRRAHDRLMGESLAIVQEAAKGQAVPAETLQQTWMGQYLWLLREQGRMAELFDSGLASQIEQHGYFPIWRAAHVLALCETERHDEAADHLAAVVRDTAGLAALPAHGWAVPTLAVLGEACALISEAGADGPETEEHVRLLRERLAAYPGEIGLAGWPTVLIGPVARFRGLLATTAGDAEEALRCFDEAKRLVSGAPPHMARIQLDRAKALRLLDPSDASGEATRLLHRSLRLAARLGMDRLAAEARRLLAG from the coding sequence GTGAACGTGGCGGAATTCGACATCAGAGTGCTCGGCGAGGTCGCGATCCTGGTGGACGGAGCGCCGAGAAAGCTGCTCCCCCAGACGGCCAAGGCCCTGGCCATGCTGCTGGCCTCCAGGAATCCCATCCCGCAGGACACTCTGGCCGCCGCGCTCGGCCAGAGCCCCGGCGTCCCGGTGCCCGACGTCGCGCCCCCGCTGTCGCGGCTGCGCCAGGCGCTGTCGGGCGCCGGCCTGGACATCCCGCCCGCCAAGTGGTCCCACGCCTACGCGCTGGTGGAGAAGCGGCCCGGCGTGCTGGCCGCCGCGCTGGACTCCTCCCGGTTCGAGGCGCGGCTGCGCGAGGGCCGCGCGCGGTACGAGACCGGCGACCTGGACGGCGCGCTGGAGAGCCTGCGCGCCGCGGCCGGCGAGTGGCGGGGCGCGCCGTTCGCCTCGCTGGCGGCCGGGTGGGCGCTGCCGTGGGTCTGCGAGACCCACCGCGCCCGGCTGGAGGAGCAGCGCAAGGAGCTGGTGCGCCTGGTCGCCAGGATCGCCCTGCGGCTCGGCCGCCACGAGGACGCCCGTTTCCTCACCGAAGGGCCGGTGGGCGAGGGGCACGAGGACACCACGGCCATGTGGCTGCTGCGCTTCCTGACCACCCTCCGCGAGGACGGCGGGGCCGCCGCCCGCCGCCTGGTCCGTTCGCGTCTCGCCCACTCCCCCGGCGACGACGCGGGCCGCCGCGCCGAGGACCTCCTCGCCCTGCACGAGCACGGCGTCGACGTCGGCGCGCCGCTCGGCGCGGCGGGCCCGCCGGGCCCGGACGGCGCGCGTGCCCCGGTGGGCCGCGAGCGTGAGCTGCGCGAGCTGGCGCGCCTGGTGGGACGGCTGGGCGACGGGGACGCCGCCCTCGCCCTGTGCGGCCCCGGCGGCATCGGCAAGAGCCGCCTGCTGGCCGAGGCGGCGGGCCTGGCGGCACGCGCGGGCACGCGGGCGGTCACCGTGATGTGCCGGGAGGGCGACGGCCTGCAGCCCTGGCGCGAGCTGGCGGGCACGTTATGGGGACACCTGCGCCGGGACCTGACCGCCCCCGCCGACCCGATCGGCCTCCAGGAGCGCGGCACGCTCGCCAAGCTCATGTCGGCCGCCGAGCTGGACTCCCCCGCGCGGCCCGGCCACGAGCGCGACCCGCGCGAGCTGACCTTCCTGCTGACCGGCCTGCTGCGCCGCGCCGCCGGCGCCGGGCTGCTGGTGGCCTTCGACAACGCCCACCTGCTCGCCGGCTACGCCGTCGACCTGCTCCACCACGTGCGCAGGAGCCTCGGCGCCGCGCCCGTGGGCTTCCTGCTGGCGACCCGCGACCCCGCCCCGCGCTGGCAGGACGTCATGGGCGCCCTCACCCTGTGCCCCCTCACCGTGGAGGAGGTCGCCGAGTGGCTCGGCAGGGCGTGGGGCCGCGAGCCCACCGAGCAGGAGGTCAAGGAGGCCGCCCGCGTCACCCACGGCGTGCCGCTGGAGCTGCACGACCTCACCGAGTACGGCGAGCCGCGCCCGGCCCCCACCGGCCCCGCCCCCGCTCCGGCCTTCCGCTGGCTGGCCGCGGCCGCGATCACCGCCAGGGGGCTGGACATCGACGCCGCGCTGGTCGGGCGCATGCTGGGCCTGCGCCCCGAGCAGGCCGACCGTGACCAGGCGCTGGCCGCGGCGGGCAACGCCATCCTCGGGCACGACCAGGTGTGCTTTCCCCACGACCGTTCGCGCGAGACCGTGCTCGAAGGGCTCGAACGCGACCCCGCCCTGGCCAGGGACCTGCACCGCCGGGCGTTCGAGGCGCTGAGCGAGCGCATGGAGGCCGGAGGCGGGGTGGACCCGGCGCTGCCGGTGCGCGTCGCCCGGCACGCCCGCGCCGCGGGGGCCGACCTGCCGCAGGAACGCGTCGCCGCCGCCTGCCTGGACGCCGCGCGCGCCGAGCAGCGCGGCTTCGGCGGGGGCGGCGCCGTGGAGTGGGCGCAGGCCGGGCTGCGGCTGCGGTCCGCCCCCGCCACCCGCGTCGGGCTGCTCATCACCCTGGGGGACGCGCTCGGCGACGCCGGCGACATGGACGAGGCCGGGCACCGCTACCTGGCCGCGCACGAGGCCGCGGAGGGACTGCCCGAGCTGGCCGCCGCCGCGGCGATCCGCCTGGCCCGGCGCTGGTCGGCCCCGGGCCAGGCCGACCGGCAGGTCATCCACCTGCTGCGCCGGGCGCTCACCGCCCTCGGCGAGGCCGAGGGCCCGCAGGCCGCCGAGCTGCGGCTCCAGCTTCGCGCCCACCTGTGCAAGAAGCAGACGATGGCCGTGAGCCCGAGCGCCGGCGCCGCGCCGTCCGAGACCCGCGAGGCGGTGGAGCTCGCCCGCGCCACCCTGCGCGAGCTGCCCGAGGACGGCGACCCGCTGGTGCGCTGCGACGTGCTCACCGAGGTCCGCTGGGCCCTGTTCGACCACACCTACCCGGCCGAGCTGGTCGGCATCTCCGCGCGGCTGCGCGAGGCGGGCATCGGCGCGGGCTCGGCCTACTTCGAGGGCGAGGGCCTGGTGGCGCTGGCCGTCGACCAGCTCAGGCTCGGCCTGCTGCCCGACGCCCTCGGCACCGTCAACGACCACCGCAGGCACGTCGCCCGCAACCCCCGCGCGCTCGGCCCCTGGGTGCAGGGGGCGTTCGACACCGTGATGGACCTGTGGGGCGGCGACTTCCGGCGCGCCCACGACCGCCTCATGGGCGAGTCGCTGGCCATCGTCCAGGAGGCCGCCAAGGGCCAGGCCGTCCCCGCCGAGACGCTCCAGCAGACCTGGATGGGCCAGTACCTGTGGCTGCTGCGCGAGCAGGGGCGCATGGCCGAGCTGTTCGACTCGGGCCTCGCGTCCCAGATCGAGCAGCACGGCTACTTCCCGATCTGGCGGGCCGCGCACGTGCTGGCGCTGTGCGAGACCGAGCGGCACGACGAGGCCGCCGACCACCTGGCCGCCGTGGTGCGCGACACCGCGGGCCTCGCCGCGCTGCCCGCGCACGGCTGGGCGGTGCCGACGCTGGCGGTGCTGGGCGAGGCGTGCGCGCTCATCTCCGAGGCGGGCGCGGACGGCCCCGAGACCGAGGAGCACGTCCGCCTGCTGCGCGAGCGCCTGGCCGCCTACCCCGGCGAGATCGGGCTGGCCGGGTGGCCGACCGTGCTGATCGGCCCGGTGGCCCGCTTCCGCGGCCTGCTGGCCACCACGGCCGGGGACGCCGAGGAGGCGCTGCGCTGCTTCGACGAGGCCAAGCGCCTGGTGTCCGGCGCGCCGCCGCACATGGCGAGGATCCAGCTCGACCGGGCCAAGGCGCTGCGGCTGCTGGACCCCTCCGACGCCTCCGGCGAGGCCACCCGCCTGCTGCACCGTTCACTGCGCCTGGCCGCCCGCCTCGGCATGGACCGCCTCGCCGCGGAGGCACGCCGCCTGCTCGCCGGCTGA
- a CDS encoding nucleotidyl transferase AbiEii/AbiGii toxin family protein, whose product MDMPPFHRRILEAAVLVCDVHGVVLAGGHAMRAHGLVDRPSQDLDLATVACTPLEEITGDLTRALERQGLTVEHRRGGPRLARLTVSDPVTAQAVAVDLMKEPLQRPAVDMEIGPVAGIDDVVGMKVGALCGRALPRDFIDVVSAGDRYGFPDLERLGALFEDGFTPEELAFKLEAGLAFDDALFAGHGLDEAEIARVRAFVLAWYEDLSLRLAEERDIDPDL is encoded by the coding sequence ATGGACATGCCGCCCTTCCACCGCCGCATCCTGGAGGCGGCGGTGCTGGTGTGCGACGTGCACGGCGTGGTCCTGGCGGGCGGGCACGCCATGCGGGCGCACGGCCTGGTGGACCGGCCGAGCCAGGACCTGGACCTGGCGACGGTCGCGTGCACCCCGCTGGAGGAGATCACCGGCGACCTGACGCGGGCCCTGGAGCGCCAGGGGCTGACGGTCGAGCACCGGCGCGGCGGCCCGCGCCTGGCCCGGCTGACGGTCAGCGATCCGGTGACCGCGCAGGCGGTGGCCGTCGACCTGATGAAGGAGCCTCTGCAGCGTCCCGCGGTCGACATGGAGATCGGCCCGGTCGCCGGCATCGACGACGTCGTGGGCATGAAGGTCGGCGCGCTGTGCGGCCGGGCGCTGCCCCGCGACTTCATCGACGTGGTGTCGGCCGGAGACCGCTACGGCTTCCCCGACCTGGAGCGCCTCGGCGCCCTGTTCGAGGACGGCTTCACGCCCGAGGAACTGGCCTTCAAGCTGGAGGCGGGCCTGGCCTTCGACGACGCCCTGTTCGCCGGGCACGGCCTGGACGAGGCGGAGATCGCCCGGGTGCGGGCGTTCGTCCTGGCCTGGTACGAGGACCTGTCGCTGCGCCTGGCCGAGGAACGCGACATCGACCCCGACCTGTGA
- a CDS encoding YoaK family protein encodes MTAQARRQDRDPLPPALVALTVVSGCVDAVSLLALGHVFTANMTGNVVILGLATAGAPGFSVAASLTSLVAYMAGALAAGRAGARVGSRRARILLSLAAETVLVALAAGVSARWPAVTGGGYHPVVALTAVAMGAQFATVRTLAIPDLTTTIQTRNLTGLAADAWTAGDRVLRRAASVLSLMSGAVAGALLLRFLGAPRTLACVAGGVVLIAVVYAVRSRAGRRSPGGR; translated from the coding sequence ATGACCGCGCAGGCCAGGCGGCAGGACCGTGACCCGCTGCCTCCCGCGCTCGTCGCGCTCACCGTCGTCAGCGGCTGCGTCGACGCGGTCAGCCTCCTCGCCCTGGGGCACGTCTTCACGGCCAACATGACGGGAAACGTGGTCATCCTCGGCCTGGCCACGGCGGGCGCGCCCGGGTTCTCGGTGGCCGCCTCCCTGACCTCGCTGGTCGCCTACATGGCCGGAGCGCTGGCCGCCGGGCGGGCCGGCGCGCGCGTGGGGTCGCGCCGGGCGCGGATCCTGCTCAGCCTGGCCGCGGAGACCGTGCTGGTCGCCCTGGCGGCGGGGGTCTCGGCCCGGTGGCCCGCCGTCACCGGCGGCGGCTACCACCCCGTGGTGGCCCTGACCGCCGTGGCCATGGGGGCGCAGTTCGCGACCGTGCGCACGCTGGCGATCCCCGACCTGACCACCACCATCCAGACCCGCAACCTCACCGGCCTGGCCGCCGACGCCTGGACCGCGGGAGACCGCGTCCTGCGCAGGGCCGCCTCGGTGCTGTCGCTGATGTCCGGCGCCGTGGCGGGCGCGCTGCTGCTCCGGTTCCTCGGAGCGCCGCGCACGCTGGCCTGCGTCGCGGGGGGCGTCGTGCTGATCGCGGTCGTCTACGCCGTCAGATCGCGGGCCGGGCGGCGATCACCGGGGGGGCGGTGA
- a CDS encoding helix-turn-helix transcriptional regulator: MSLIERQEALASLEGSLASAIKGKGRVALVSGTVATGKSELLHAFAEHAAELGALPVTATGSLAERDMPFGVLGQLVHDAPLVLAERERAMALLQEGARAFASSDPDADPLKQVDAQIVHALCTVLLELSERCPLMIVVDDVHHADRASLLCLAYLCRRVRFASIIVVFSHSTHGRYAETSFPTELMRQPHSHRVQLAPLTQAGVLGMVAERLGPGAAERFGGRWHALTGGNPLLAAGLMDDYQAAARAGEPPAELVPGEAYGQAVLACLHRADAKMLPVAWGLGVLGKPDSLARLLGASQEYVTRELNTLEAAGLLTGGTFRHEAARAAVLAELDAGERADLHRRAARLDYDGGGSTTTVADHLISAGGADDPWAVEVLEDAARHALRDGRVEAAVEYLRLASRSCADDRRRYRITTALMRAEWRINPSTPTGHFPELTDALRRGRLRGGDAVVLAKALLWHGRLQDAEDVLKHLGESGEKLDADAITELVVARPWLRCSYAPFLAHLPQVTSEQSRAAILTVAAYRRLESSVTLAAVLTRGPREEIVSGVERILRSTRLDEMSMDTVESALLALTYGGRPDKAAPWCDLFIDEASSRRAPSRQARLSAIRAEIALRQGDMLGAEFHGRLALDTIPASGWGVALGGPLSSLVIASTAMGKYEAVNELLDQPVPEAMFQTRWGLHYLHARGRYSLATDHPQLALRDFQRCGELMGKWDLDVPWLIPWRAEVAEACLRLGRPDQARRLAEEQIRRCGSGAPRVHGIAMRLLAATSEPRHRPMLLRQAGDLLQSGGDRYELARVLADLTEAFHALGEYRRAGMIGGRARAVAQECHAEPLHRSLAREGEAGAATTATGAATEAPDVTAILSDAERRVAVLAAAGYTNREIADKLYVTVSTVEQHLTRTYRKLDITSRAELPSTLQLGTSMPA; encoded by the coding sequence ATGAGCCTGATCGAACGACAGGAGGCGTTGGCCTCCTTGGAGGGATCACTCGCCAGCGCTATCAAAGGAAAGGGCCGGGTGGCCCTGGTAAGCGGCACCGTGGCGACCGGCAAGAGCGAACTGCTGCACGCGTTCGCCGAGCACGCCGCCGAGCTCGGGGCCCTGCCCGTCACCGCCACCGGATCGCTCGCCGAGCGGGACATGCCGTTCGGCGTGCTCGGCCAACTCGTCCACGACGCGCCACTGGTGCTCGCCGAACGCGAGCGCGCCATGGCGCTGCTGCAGGAAGGGGCGCGGGCCTTCGCCTCCTCCGACCCGGACGCCGACCCGCTCAAGCAGGTCGACGCCCAGATCGTGCACGCCCTGTGCACCGTCCTGCTCGAACTCTCCGAGCGCTGCCCGCTCATGATCGTGGTGGACGACGTCCACCACGCCGACCGGGCCTCGCTGCTGTGCCTGGCGTACCTGTGCCGCCGGGTGCGGTTCGCCTCGATCATCGTGGTGTTCAGCCACTCCACCCACGGACGCTACGCCGAGACGTCCTTCCCCACCGAGCTGATGCGCCAGCCGCACTCCCACCGCGTCCAGCTCGCCCCCCTCACCCAGGCGGGCGTGCTCGGCATGGTCGCCGAGCGGCTCGGCCCCGGCGCGGCCGAGCGGTTCGGCGGCCGGTGGCACGCCCTCACCGGCGGCAACCCCTTGCTGGCGGCAGGGCTCATGGACGACTACCAGGCCGCGGCGCGCGCCGGCGAGCCGCCCGCCGAGCTCGTGCCCGGCGAGGCGTACGGCCAGGCCGTCCTGGCCTGCCTGCACCGGGCCGACGCCAAGATGCTCCCGGTGGCCTGGGGGCTCGGCGTGCTCGGCAAACCCGACTCCCTGGCCCGGCTGCTCGGCGCGAGCCAGGAGTACGTCACCCGCGAGCTGAACACCCTGGAGGCCGCCGGCCTGCTGACCGGTGGCACGTTCCGCCACGAGGCCGCCCGCGCCGCCGTGCTGGCCGAGCTCGACGCCGGCGAGCGCGCCGACCTGCACCGCCGCGCCGCCCGCCTGGACTACGACGGCGGCGGCTCCACCACCACGGTCGCCGACCACCTGATCAGCGCGGGAGGCGCGGACGACCCCTGGGCCGTCGAAGTCCTGGAGGACGCCGCCCGCCACGCCCTGCGCGACGGCCGCGTGGAGGCCGCCGTCGAGTACCTGCGCCTGGCCTCCCGCAGCTGCGCCGACGACCGGCGCCGGTACCGGATCACCACCGCGCTCATGCGCGCGGAGTGGCGCATCAACCCCAGCACGCCCACCGGGCACTTCCCCGAGCTGACCGACGCGCTGCGCCGCGGCCGGCTGCGCGGCGGCGACGCCGTCGTCCTCGCCAAGGCCCTGCTGTGGCACGGCAGGCTCCAGGACGCCGAGGACGTGCTGAAACACCTCGGGGAGTCGGGGGAGAAGCTCGACGCCGACGCCATCACCGAGCTGGTGGTCGCCCGTCCCTGGCTGCGCTGCTCCTACGCCCCGTTCCTGGCCCACCTGCCCCAAGTGACCAGCGAGCAGTCCCGCGCCGCGATCCTCACGGTCGCCGCCTACCGCCGCCTGGAGTCCTCGGTCACCCTCGCCGCCGTGCTCACCCGCGGGCCGCGCGAGGAGATCGTCTCGGGCGTCGAGCGCATCCTGCGCAGCACGCGCCTGGACGAGATGTCCATGGACACCGTGGAGAGCGCCCTGCTCGCGCTCACCTACGGCGGCCGGCCCGACAAGGCGGCGCCCTGGTGCGACCTGTTCATCGACGAGGCGTCCTCGCGGCGCGCCCCGAGCAGGCAGGCCCGGCTCTCGGCCATCCGCGCCGAGATCGCGCTGCGCCAGGGCGACATGCTCGGCGCGGAGTTCCACGGCCGCCTCGCCCTGGACACCATCCCGGCCAGCGGCTGGGGCGTCGCGCTCGGCGGGCCGCTGTCCAGCCTCGTCATCGCCTCCACGGCGATGGGCAAGTACGAGGCCGTCAACGAGCTGCTCGACCAGCCGGTGCCCGAGGCGATGTTCCAGACCCGCTGGGGCCTGCACTACCTGCACGCCCGCGGGCGCTACAGCCTCGCCACCGACCACCCCCAGCTCGCGCTGCGCGACTTCCAGCGGTGCGGCGAGCTGATGGGCAAGTGGGACCTGGACGTGCCGTGGCTGATCCCCTGGCGGGCCGAGGTCGCCGAGGCGTGCCTGCGCCTCGGGCGTCCCGACCAGGCCAGGCGGCTCGCCGAGGAGCAGATCAGGCGGTGCGGCTCCGGCGCGCCCCGCGTGCACGGCATCGCCATGCGGCTGCTCGCCGCCACCAGCGAGCCGCGTCACCGTCCCATGCTGCTCCGGCAGGCCGGCGACCTGCTGCAGTCCGGCGGGGACCGGTACGAGCTGGCCCGCGTCCTCGCCGACCTCACCGAGGCGTTCCACGCGCTCGGCGAGTACCGCAGGGCCGGGATGATCGGCGGGCGGGCCCGCGCGGTCGCCCAGGAGTGCCACGCCGAGCCGCTGCACCGCTCCCTGGCCAGGGAGGGCGAGGCGGGGGCCGCCACCACCGCCACGGGCGCCGCCACCGAGGCCCCGGACGTGACGGCGATCCTCAGCGACGCCGAGCGGCGCGTCGCGGTGCTGGCCGCGGCCGGGTACACCAACCGGGAGATCGCCGACAAGCTGTACGTCACCGTGAGCACGGTCGAACAGCACCTGACCAGGACCTACCGCAAACTCGACATCACCAGCCGGGCGGAGCTCCCCTCCACCCTCCAGCTCGGCACCTCCATGCCCGCCTGA